The Schistocerca gregaria isolate iqSchGreg1 chromosome 1, iqSchGreg1.2, whole genome shotgun sequence genome includes a window with the following:
- the LOC126323150 gene encoding uncharacterized protein LOC126323150, which produces MALIRLLALLVAVAAAAGSLVSAPAWGDQQSGLLVYREDQQQAPTRLSLPIPSAHRREESSLPDHVAVFRKDRGDEAATALGEPRPWWMAPQVVTSEDFQRLAPQRTADLSSQFLQLLMQEVKRVQGKAENGRLAGEDPGLTRGVVRPSEQRSGDPQLAAMPPVPIAFRSFINSPDIPTLCPDGTKVAHDKSCRSVWKRASS; this is translated from the coding sequence ATGGCGCTGATCAGGTTGCTGGCCCTGCTGGTGGCTGTGGCTGCAGCTGCCGGCTCTCTCGTGTCCGCGCCGGCGTGGGGCGACCAGCAGAGTGGGCTGCTGGTTTACAGAGAGGACCAGCAACAGGCGCCGACGCGGCTCTCCCTCCCCATCCCGTCGGCCCACCGTCGAGAGGAGTCCTCGCTGCCGGACCACGTCGCCGTCTTCCGGAAGGACCGAGGTGACGAGGCTGCGACTGCCCTGGGTGAGCCGAGGCCTTGGTGGATGGCACCGCAGGTCGTGACTAGTGAGGACTTTCAGAGGCTCGCGCCACAACGAACTGCTGATTTGAGCTCTCAGTTTCTACAGCTACTGATGCAGGAAGTGAAGAGAGTGCAGGGCAAAGCCGAAAATGGCAGGCTGGCTGGAGAGGACCCAGGGCTGACGCGCGGAGTCGTTCGACCGTCCGAGCAGAGGAGTGGCGACCCGCAGTTGGCGGCCATGCCGCCGGTACCCATCGCCTTCCGCTCGTTCATCAACTCGCCGGACATCCCTACGCTGTGCCCAGATGGCACCAAGGTAGCACACGACAAGTCGTGCCGCTCCGTGTGGAAGAGAGCCTCCag